In Halorientalis sp. LT38, a genomic segment contains:
- a CDS encoding sulfite exporter TauE/SafE family protein — protein sequence MTAALLQLTGVEAVGSNVDLLVFAVIGLLGGAHCLGMCGPLVTLYADRVDARTGTDRTHRLTPVAVRQHLLFNLGRTVSYAVVGALAAAAGGLVFASVDGLPSIANSVRIAAGLTVGAVIVATGIRYLLGGTGHLDRFTPAVVARGFQRISGWLTARVDRLVGGPKIVGLGAVHGILPCPILYPAYVYAFALGDPLRAALSLGVLGLGTVPTLFAYGTVLGTLGDGHRRTLHRLLGGAFVLLGYIPLSHGLVLLGVRVPMLPVPFYQPLA from the coding sequence ATGACGGCGGCGCTCCTCCAGTTGACCGGCGTCGAGGCGGTCGGGTCGAACGTCGACCTGCTGGTGTTCGCCGTCATCGGCCTCCTGGGGGGCGCGCACTGTCTCGGGATGTGCGGGCCGCTGGTGACGCTGTACGCCGACCGCGTGGACGCACGGACTGGGACCGACCGGACCCATCGCCTCACCCCAGTCGCCGTCCGGCAACACCTGCTGTTCAACCTCGGGCGCACCGTCAGCTACGCCGTCGTCGGCGCGCTCGCGGCCGCAGCCGGCGGACTGGTGTTCGCTTCGGTCGACGGGCTCCCGTCGATCGCGAATTCCGTCCGGATCGCCGCCGGGCTGACCGTCGGCGCGGTCATCGTCGCGACGGGGATCAGATACCTGCTCGGCGGCACCGGCCACCTCGACCGGTTCACGCCCGCCGTCGTCGCACGGGGGTTCCAGCGGATCAGCGGGTGGCTCACCGCGCGGGTCGATCGGCTGGTCGGCGGGCCGAAAATCGTCGGCCTCGGCGCCGTTCACGGGATCCTCCCCTGTCCGATCCTCTATCCCGCGTACGTGTACGCGTTCGCGCTGGGTGATCCCCTCCGGGCCGCGCTCAGCCTCGGCGTCCTCGGGCTGGGGACCGTCCCGACCCTCTTCGCCTACGGGACGGTGCTCGGCACGCTCGGTGACGGCCACCGGCGGACGCTCCACCGGCTGCTGGGCGGAGCCTTTGTCCTGCTCGGGTACATCCCCCTCTCGCACGGCCTCGTGTTGCTCGGGGTCCGGGTCCCGATGTTGCCGGTGCCGTTCTACCAGCCCCTCGCATGA
- a CDS encoding heavy metal translocating P-type ATPase has protein sequence MTDCTLCDRPTPDPPITDGDGGAYCCRGCLSVASALEDVETTEDELDERRATDDVSVPDDAETDYLAVDGMHCGTCEAFVESRAVEQPGVHDAAASYATDTMRLVYDPDETRPDDLADAVSGYGYTARDREVEAESAVDESAWALAIGGFFGMMVMGWYALFLYPTYFGYDAPFIDLTSLVGLYLFGNVWLMTSIVLFYTGWPILRGAYVSLRAGHPNMDLLVALAATAAYSYSTVAMLVGRTHLYFDVSVAIVLVVSLGNYYEGRVKDRAVGLLSELTESRVTEARRLTAEGVETVPVEELSAGDRLLVKAGERVPTDGEVVEGSAAVDESLLSGEPMPVDKRTGDEVIGGSVVTDAPLTVAVAADAESTLDRIVELLWSIQSARPGMQRLADRLATVFVPTVIALGTLAAAAVLLTGGSGVSALLIGLTVLIVSCPCALGLATPLAVAAGVREAADAGIVVVSEAVFEAVPAVDVVVFDKTGTLTTGSMSVVETVGDDPAAVRRRAAAAESRANHPVADAITEAVADPPDATDFERHATGVSASVDGDRVVVGRADLLRERELAIPDDLDGRAQEAVEDGTRPVFVGWDGQARGLLLLGERERPEAAEVVAALSADHEVVVLTGDDGGAVERIEDRIDADEVFAGVPPEAKAETVERLRGRGTVAMVGDGSNDGPALAAADLGIALGSGTDLAADAADAVLLDDDLRNVTALFEIANGTHGRIRQNLGWAFLYNAVAIPIAVAGLLNPLLAAVAMTASSLLVVTNSARSLRS, from the coding sequence ATGACCGACTGTACCCTCTGTGACCGACCGACGCCGGATCCCCCGATCACCGACGGCGACGGCGGCGCGTACTGCTGTCGGGGCTGTCTCTCGGTCGCCAGCGCGCTCGAGGACGTGGAGACGACAGAGGACGAACTCGACGAGCGACGCGCGACCGACGACGTCTCGGTCCCCGACGACGCCGAGACCGACTACCTCGCCGTCGACGGGATGCACTGTGGCACCTGCGAGGCGTTCGTCGAGTCACGCGCCGTCGAGCAGCCGGGCGTCCACGACGCCGCCGCCAGCTACGCCACGGACACGATGCGGCTGGTGTACGATCCCGACGAGACCCGGCCGGACGATCTCGCCGACGCCGTCTCCGGTTACGGGTACACCGCACGCGACCGCGAGGTCGAAGCCGAGAGCGCGGTCGACGAGTCCGCCTGGGCGCTGGCGATCGGCGGCTTCTTCGGCATGATGGTGATGGGCTGGTACGCCCTGTTTCTCTACCCGACTTACTTCGGATACGACGCGCCCTTTATCGACCTGACCAGTCTCGTCGGTCTCTACCTGTTCGGGAACGTCTGGCTCATGACGTCGATCGTCCTCTTCTACACGGGGTGGCCGATCCTGCGGGGCGCGTACGTCAGTCTCCGGGCCGGCCACCCGAACATGGACTTGCTGGTCGCGCTCGCGGCCACGGCCGCCTACAGTTACAGCACCGTCGCGATGCTGGTCGGCCGGACCCACCTCTACTTCGACGTCTCCGTGGCCATCGTCCTCGTGGTCTCGCTCGGCAACTACTACGAGGGTCGGGTCAAGGACCGCGCGGTCGGGCTGCTCTCCGAGCTGACAGAATCCAGAGTGACCGAGGCGCGCCGGCTGACCGCCGAGGGAGTCGAAACCGTCCCCGTCGAGGAACTGTCGGCCGGAGATCGCCTGCTGGTAAAGGCTGGCGAGCGGGTTCCCACCGACGGTGAGGTCGTCGAGGGATCGGCCGCCGTCGACGAGTCCCTGCTCAGCGGCGAACCGATGCCGGTGGACAAGCGGACGGGTGACGAGGTGATCGGGGGGAGCGTCGTCACCGACGCGCCGCTGACCGTCGCGGTCGCGGCCGACGCCGAGAGTACCCTCGACCGCATCGTCGAGTTGCTCTGGTCGATCCAGAGCGCCCGGCCGGGGATGCAGCGACTCGCCGACCGACTGGCGACGGTGTTCGTCCCGACGGTGATCGCGCTCGGAACGCTGGCAGCCGCGGCGGTTCTCCTGACCGGCGGGAGCGGCGTCTCGGCCCTGCTGATCGGGCTCACAGTTCTGATCGTCTCCTGCCCGTGTGCGCTGGGGCTGGCGACGCCGCTCGCGGTCGCCGCCGGGGTCCGCGAGGCCGCCGACGCGGGCATCGTCGTCGTCTCGGAGGCCGTCTTCGAGGCCGTCCCCGCGGTCGACGTGGTCGTCTTCGACAAGACCGGGACGCTCACGACCGGGTCGATGTCCGTCGTCGAGACGGTCGGTGACGATCCCGCGGCGGTCCGTCGCCGCGCCGCGGCCGCGGAGTCCCGGGCGAACCATCCCGTCGCCGACGCGATCACCGAGGCGGTCGCGGATCCCCCGGACGCGACCGACTTCGAGCGCCACGCGACCGGCGTCAGCGCCAGCGTCGACGGCGATCGCGTCGTGGTCGGCCGGGCGGATCTCCTGCGAGAGCGAGAGCTCGCGATCCCGGACGATCTCGACGGCCGGGCCCAGGAGGCAGTCGAAGACGGCACGCGCCCGGTGTTCGTCGGCTGGGACGGACAGGCGCGGGGCCTGCTCCTGCTGGGCGAGCGCGAGCGTCCGGAGGCCGCCGAGGTCGTCGCGGCCCTCTCGGCGGACCACGAGGTCGTCGTGCTGACCGGCGACGATGGCGGCGCGGTCGAGCGCATCGAGGACCGCATCGACGCCGACGAGGTGTTCGCCGGCGTCCCGCCGGAGGCCAAAGCCGAGACCGTCGAGCGACTGCGCGGGCGCGGCACCGTCGCGATGGTCGGCGACGGGAGCAACGACGGCCCGGCGCTGGCGGCGGCGGACCTCGGTATCGCGCTCGGGAGCGGCACGGACCTCGCCGCCGACGCCGCCGACGCCGTCCTGCTGGACGACGACCTCCGGAACGTGACCGCGCTGTTCGAGATCGCGAACGGGACGCACGGGCGGATCCGCCAGAACCTCGGCTGGGCGTTCCTCTACAACGCAGTCGCGATCCCCATCGCCGTCGCCGGCCTGCTGAACCCCCTACTGGCCGCCGTCGCCATGACCGCGTCCAGCCTGCTGGTCGTCACGAACTCGGCGCGCTCGCTCCGCTCGTGA
- a CDS encoding cytochrome-ba3 oxidase subunit produces MKQVIDALSPRRLVAIGLLALVPVLTFGFTRTYYVAAAVTVTNVALITTSLYLLFSPIAPDDDGAGAAHG; encoded by the coding sequence ATGAAACAGGTAATCGACGCGCTCTCGCCCCGGCGGCTGGTGGCCATCGGACTGCTCGCCCTCGTGCCGGTCCTGACCTTCGGCTTCACGCGCACGTACTACGTGGCCGCGGCAGTCACGGTGACGAACGTCGCCCTGATCACGACGAGTCTCTACCTGCTTTTCTCCCCCATCGCCCCGGACGACGACGGGGCAGGGGCCGCACACGGGTGA
- a CDS encoding acyl-CoA carboxylase subunit beta: MEITVDGETDEDTARVIATAVAEHLGRPVEVVAPDGDSVATDESEWNGGGDIVTEREQRLRDQIEAILSGGPERGHEKLDDLGKAFVRDRLDLLFDEITYEDGTFARFTDDDELPADGLLTGVGTIDGREVFFTANDYSVKAGSLGQMGVEKEIRLSERAAEAGAPIVRLIDSTGARLNAEEREKGDTHMDRYRGGKMFYNQCLHSGQIPQIGVLYGPDIAGSAYTPVFCDFLIMVEDISGMAIASPRIVEAMTGEAVDMAELGGPDVHATQSGSADLVVPDEESAVAAVKALLSYLPQRYDAPNPTREPKPPVKNPKGLDAVIPEEPNAAYDVHEVIDRIVDRDSWFETKPRFAPEIVTGFARMGGRPVGIVANQPNHVSGAIFPDSAEKAAEFVWICDAYEIPLVYLCDTPGFMVGSKVEREGILQRGRKFIYATSNAQVPKFCVITRKAYGAGIYAMCGPSFGPDATLALPSAEISVMGPDAAVHALFGGQLEDMEGETREAFIDSAKAQFDEFVDLRAQAAKMQVDELLPAGDLREQLLARLSAFRNKRRDDPDRHHGTVLF; this comes from the coding sequence ATGGAGATCACGGTCGACGGCGAGACCGACGAGGACACAGCGCGGGTGATCGCCACGGCGGTGGCCGAACACCTGGGTCGTCCCGTCGAGGTCGTGGCGCCGGACGGCGATTCGGTCGCCACCGACGAGTCCGAGTGGAACGGTGGCGGCGACATCGTCACCGAGCGCGAACAGCGCCTGCGCGACCAGATCGAGGCGATCCTCTCCGGCGGGCCCGAGCGAGGCCACGAGAAACTCGACGACCTCGGCAAGGCCTTCGTTCGCGACAGGCTCGACCTGCTGTTCGACGAGATCACGTACGAGGACGGCACATTCGCCCGGTTCACCGACGACGACGAACTGCCCGCGGACGGGCTCCTGACCGGCGTGGGGACCATCGACGGCCGCGAGGTGTTCTTCACCGCCAACGATTATTCCGTGAAGGCCGGGTCGCTCGGCCAGATGGGCGTCGAGAAGGAGATCCGCCTCTCGGAGCGCGCCGCCGAGGCCGGCGCACCCATCGTCCGCCTGATCGACTCGACCGGGGCGCGGCTGAACGCCGAGGAACGGGAGAAAGGCGACACGCACATGGACCGCTACCGCGGGGGGAAGATGTTCTACAATCAGTGTCTCCACTCGGGGCAGATCCCACAGATCGGCGTCCTCTACGGCCCGGACATCGCCGGCTCGGCCTACACCCCCGTCTTCTGTGACTTCCTGATCATGGTCGAGGACATCTCCGGGATGGCCATCGCCTCCCCGCGGATCGTCGAGGCGATGACCGGCGAGGCCGTCGACATGGCGGAACTGGGCGGCCCGGACGTCCACGCCACCCAGTCCGGGAGCGCAGACCTCGTCGTCCCGGACGAGGAGAGCGCCGTCGCCGCGGTCAAAGCCCTGCTCTCCTACCTCCCGCAACGCTACGACGCGCCCAATCCGACCCGCGAGCCGAAGCCCCCCGTCAAGAACCCGAAGGGGCTGGACGCGGTGATCCCCGAGGAACCCAACGCGGCCTACGACGTCCACGAGGTGATCGACCGGATCGTCGACCGCGACTCCTGGTTCGAGACCAAACCCCGCTTCGCCCCCGAGATCGTGACCGGCTTCGCCCGGATGGGCGGCCGGCCAGTGGGGATCGTCGCCAACCAGCCCAACCACGTCAGCGGCGCGATCTTCCCCGACTCGGCGGAGAAGGCCGCGGAGTTCGTCTGGATCTGCGACGCCTACGAGATCCCGCTGGTCTACCTCTGTGACACCCCCGGCTTCATGGTCGGCTCGAAGGTCGAGCGCGAGGGGATCCTCCAGCGCGGCCGGAAGTTCATCTACGCCACGTCGAACGCGCAGGTGCCAAAATTCTGCGTGATCACGCGCAAGGCCTACGGCGCGGGGATCTACGCGATGTGCGGGCCATCGTTCGGGCCCGACGCGACGCTCGCGCTCCCGAGCGCCGAGATCTCGGTGATGGGTCCCGACGCGGCCGTCCACGCGCTCTTCGGCGGCCAACTGGAGGACATGGAGGGCGAGACGCGCGAGGCGTTCATCGACAGCGCCAAAGCGCAGTTCGACGAGTTCGTCGACCTCCGGGCCCAGGCCGCGAAGATGCAGGTCGACGAACTCCTCCCGGCGGGCGACCTCCGCGAGCAACTCCTGGCCCGGCTCTCCGCCTTCCGGAACAAGCGGCGCGACGACCCCGATCGTCACCACGGCACGGTACTGTTCTGA
- a CDS encoding DUF7501 family protein, with product MGDQTGTPVPTTWNDPNVCPFCEMQLASPGAGFMDHLKSNPACESGFDQWRGNVNSDIRGGWSG from the coding sequence ATGGGGGATCAGACTGGCACGCCAGTGCCGACGACGTGGAACGACCCGAACGTCTGTCCGTTCTGTGAGATGCAACTGGCCTCTCCGGGCGCGGGCTTCATGGACCACCTGAAGTCGAATCCGGCCTGTGAGTCCGGCTTCGACCAGTGGCGTGGGAACGTGAACAGCGACATCCGCGGCGGCTGGTCCGGTTAG
- a CDS encoding b(o/a)3-type cytochrome-c oxidase subunit 1 encodes MLPDNSFLIQYPHVSRVVRSLFLTAFVAFGVGALMGLFQALHRTNVLRLFDSTDYYTLLTLHGVLLAIVFTIFFLAGVFAWANTRSLDRPPVSKPFTWFWVAAMSLGTTMAGVSILGGLIPASDISADVLFTFYAPLQAHPLFYIGLALFIVGTWLAGIDWFRQFLAWRSENPGERIPLQSFMVLTTMLMWFIATMGVAVEVVVFLIPWSLGLMPAPNPLLTRTLFWFFGHPVVYFWLMPAYLLWYTVLPKISGGRLFSDPLARVVFVLFLLLSTPVGIHHQYVDPGIAEGFKFIAMTNTMFLLLPSLLTAFTVVASIEHGARQRGGTGYFGWLKALPWRDPAFTGMALAGLMFAAGGFSGMVNAGMNINYLVHNTIWVPGHFHLTVGTAVALTFMAGSYWLVPRITGRELYSRPIGLFQVVLWFIGMVFMSAAMHRGGLAGIPRRTAEPQYSQIAFETVAGSVGNLRLQMAFGGVLLFVSALLFLVNVGLTAMNNKPARGLDAALPPALSGPEQSPTILDNLKLWALIAVVLVILAYSLPLYSIVQGAGLYPAGHEASPAVIAPLLEVIA; translated from the coding sequence ATGCTCCCGGACAACTCCTTTCTGATCCAGTACCCCCACGTCTCGCGGGTCGTCAGATCCCTGTTTTTGACGGCCTTCGTGGCGTTCGGTGTGGGAGCGTTGATGGGACTGTTCCAGGCGCTCCACCGGACGAACGTCCTCAGACTCTTCGACTCGACGGACTACTACACCCTGTTGACCCTCCACGGCGTCTTGTTGGCCATCGTGTTCACCATCTTCTTCCTCGCCGGCGTGTTCGCGTGGGCGAACACGCGGAGTCTGGATCGACCACCGGTGAGCAAGCCGTTCACCTGGTTCTGGGTCGCCGCGATGTCTCTCGGGACCACGATGGCGGGCGTCTCGATCCTCGGCGGACTGATCCCGGCCTCCGACATCAGCGCGGACGTCCTGTTTACCTTCTACGCACCACTGCAGGCACACCCCCTGTTCTACATCGGGCTCGCGCTCTTTATCGTCGGGACGTGGCTCGCCGGCATCGACTGGTTCCGCCAGTTCCTGGCCTGGCGTAGCGAGAACCCCGGCGAGCGGATCCCCCTGCAGTCCTTCATGGTCCTGACGACGATGCTCATGTGGTTCATCGCCACAATGGGCGTCGCCGTCGAAGTCGTCGTCTTCCTGATCCCGTGGTCGCTCGGGCTCATGCCCGCACCGAACCCGCTACTCACGCGGACGCTGTTCTGGTTCTTCGGCCACCCCGTCGTCTACTTCTGGCTGATGCCGGCGTACTTGCTGTGGTACACGGTCCTCCCGAAGATCTCCGGCGGGCGGCTGTTCAGCGACCCGCTCGCACGCGTCGTCTTCGTGCTCTTCCTGTTGCTCTCGACGCCGGTCGGGATCCACCACCAGTACGTCGATCCCGGCATCGCGGAAGGGTTCAAGTTCATCGCGATGACGAACACGATGTTCCTGCTGTTGCCGAGCCTGCTGACGGCCTTCACGGTCGTCGCGAGCATCGAACACGGCGCACGCCAGCGCGGCGGCACGGGCTACTTCGGCTGGCTCAAGGCCCTGCCGTGGCGCGATCCGGCGTTCACCGGGATGGCACTCGCGGGCCTGATGTTCGCCGCCGGCGGATTCAGCGGGATGGTCAACGCCGGGATGAACATCAACTACCTCGTCCACAACACCATCTGGGTGCCCGGCCACTTCCACCTCACCGTCGGGACGGCCGTCGCGCTGACGTTCATGGCGGGCTCCTACTGGCTCGTCCCCCGGATCACGGGTCGGGAACTGTACAGCCGCCCGATCGGGCTGTTCCAGGTCGTCCTCTGGTTCATCGGCATGGTGTTCATGTCCGCTGCGATGCACCGGGGCGGACTCGCGGGCATCCCCCGCCGGACCGCCGAACCCCAGTACTCGCAGATCGCCTTCGAGACCGTCGCCGGGTCGGTCGGCAATCTCCGCCTGCAGATGGCCTTCGGCGGCGTCCTGCTGTTCGTCTCGGCGCTGTTGTTCCTCGTGAACGTCGGCCTCACCGCGATGAACAACAAGCCCGCACGCGGCCTCGACGCGGCGCTGCCGCCGGCCCTGTCCGGCCCCGAACAGTCGCCGACGATCCTCGACAACCTCAAACTCTGGGCGCTGATCGCCGTCGTGCTGGTGATCCTGGCGTACTCGCTGCCGCTGTACAGCATCGTCCAGGGCGCCGGTCTCTACCCAGCAGGCCACGAAGCGTCGCCGGCAGTCATCGCGCCCTTGCTGGAGGTGATCGCATGA
- a CDS encoding MBL fold metallo-hydrolase, producing MVESITVERLADRIDADEQFTLVDTRPTDSYDAWHVRGAENVPYDPSEGLDQQQLDDVSKLADGRSIVAICGKGLTSTPFGLELAENGFEDVSVVSGGMEAWSKVYEVVPIPTDDEDLVVRQVQRRAKGCLGYVVGSRSSGTAVVVDATRQTDQFKVAAQDAGLVIDGVLDTHVHADHISGGSKLADAVGVEYYLGDHAEDRGVEYEFTPLSDGEVIEVGDVTVEALHAPGHTSEMLNYRVGDELLVTGDTLFVDSVGRTELQFGEADAAHGAELLYETLHETILELPADLTVLPGHVAVTSDGRYENGSPGQSISARLGDLGEELALLQLDREAFVDRLRDDAPEKPPNYEDVIAINTGTEDVGTEQEATELELGPNNCAA from the coding sequence ACGCGGACGAACAGTTCACGCTCGTCGACACGAGACCGACCGACAGCTACGACGCCTGGCACGTCCGTGGCGCCGAGAACGTCCCGTACGATCCCAGCGAGGGGCTCGACCAGCAGCAACTGGACGACGTGTCGAAACTGGCCGACGGGCGATCGATCGTCGCCATCTGCGGGAAGGGGCTGACGTCGACGCCCTTCGGACTCGAACTCGCCGAGAACGGCTTCGAGGACGTCTCGGTCGTCTCCGGGGGCATGGAAGCCTGGAGCAAAGTCTACGAGGTCGTCCCGATCCCGACGGACGACGAGGATCTCGTCGTGCGACAGGTTCAGCGTCGGGCGAAGGGATGTCTCGGGTACGTCGTCGGGTCGCGGTCGTCTGGCACGGCCGTCGTGGTCGATGCCACCCGGCAGACCGACCAGTTCAAAGTCGCCGCACAGGACGCCGGGCTGGTGATCGACGGCGTCCTCGACACGCACGTCCACGCCGATCACATCTCGGGTGGGAGCAAACTCGCCGACGCGGTCGGTGTCGAGTACTACCTCGGCGACCACGCCGAAGACCGTGGCGTCGAGTACGAGTTCACGCCACTGTCGGACGGCGAGGTGATCGAGGTCGGGGACGTGACCGTCGAGGCGCTCCACGCGCCGGGGCACACCTCCGAGATGCTCAACTACCGCGTCGGTGACGAACTGCTTGTGACCGGTGACACGCTGTTCGTCGACTCGGTCGGGCGAACCGAACTCCAGTTCGGCGAGGCGGACGCAGCACACGGTGCGGAACTCCTGTACGAGACCCTGCACGAGACGATCCTGGAACTGCCGGCGGACCTGACGGTCCTTCCGGGGCACGTCGCCGTGACCAGCGACGGGCGGTACGAGAACGGGTCGCCGGGACAGTCGATATCGGCTCGCCTGGGCGATCTCGGCGAGGAACTGGCGTTGCTCCAGCTCGACCGCGAGGCGTTCGTCGACCGGTTGAGAGACGACGCCCCGGAGAAACCCCCGAACTACGAGGACGTCATCGCGATCAACACCGGGACGGAGGACGTCGGAACGGAGCAGGAGGCCACCGAACTCGAACTCGGGCCGAACAACTGCGCCGCCTGA
- a CDS encoding sulfite exporter TauE/SafE family protein gives MIGGWGTTALTAVVILVASLVHGIAGFGFAQVSMGILPLFRSPSSASIVFTVTAVVSNGRVWWSVREAFDWRRWLVPVSGLVVGMPLGIYVFSRFDETQLRLTIGLVLVLAVIVVGSTQQLDAVTDWIEARDYRPGKVVGASAGLFAGIFGGAVAVPGPPMIVYGAFMSASGFWSGEEMKAVFTAFFGTLMLYRLGALSYTGAVTTPLLVEALVAIPMVFLGAWIGVYIFDHIPEDIFQWLVLLLLTVNAIVLLFTAAPEL, from the coding sequence ATGATCGGCGGCTGGGGAACCACCGCGCTCACTGCTGTCGTCATTCTGGTCGCGTCCCTCGTCCACGGAATCGCCGGGTTCGGGTTCGCACAGGTGTCGATGGGGATTTTGCCCCTGTTCCGGAGTCCCTCGAGCGCCTCCATCGTCTTCACCGTCACCGCCGTCGTGAGCAACGGCCGCGTGTGGTGGAGCGTCCGCGAGGCCTTCGACTGGCGGCGCTGGCTCGTCCCCGTCAGCGGACTCGTCGTCGGGATGCCGCTGGGGATCTACGTGTTCAGCCGGTTCGACGAGACGCAACTGCGCCTCACCATCGGCCTCGTGCTGGTCCTGGCCGTCATCGTGGTGGGTTCGACCCAGCAGCTCGACGCGGTCACCGACTGGATCGAAGCCAGAGACTACCGGCCGGGGAAGGTCGTCGGCGCGTCCGCGGGACTGTTCGCCGGTATCTTCGGCGGAGCCGTGGCGGTCCCGGGACCGCCCATGATCGTCTACGGCGCCTTCATGTCGGCGAGCGGGTTCTGGAGCGGCGAGGAGATGAAGGCCGTCTTCACCGCCTTCTTCGGAACGCTCATGCTGTACCGTCTGGGAGCGCTCTCGTACACGGGAGCGGTGACGACCCCGCTCCTCGTGGAGGCCCTCGTCGCGATTCCGATGGTGTTTCTCGGCGCCTGGATCGGGGTCTACATCTTCGACCACATCCCCGAGGACATCTTCCAGTGGCTCGTCCTCCTGCTGTTGACCGTGAACGCTATCGTCCTCCTGTTCACGGCGGCCCCCGAACTGTAG
- a CDS encoding glycosyltransferase 87 family protein produces the protein MTDAGDGPRGGEATTAAGPPRLGPRLVLAVGFLFGLVYLAFVLAVGPWQVGIDFEVYYVAAKAALAGENFYAVAPERVPSFTYVYPPLSILLFFPYAVFGSWVPGFAIHTLGTVLAGLATAWLLVRYVERAGDDRLQWLDRALVAGFVVASIHAMPSLVFGQVNHHVALALTAGFVALDRNRESVAGGAFAAAAFFKVFPAAVGVWLLRRRAWRAIAAAITTGLGLLALGLVAFGPELTAEYLHVALLDRLDHGQFLGGLDPTATYLTLRRPLSVLFPQGPSLLWAAGALAVLAPPVAYCYRAIDGRLDRLVAIQATLLAILLFFPSYPIYVVILLFPLVPLLYLLPAGGPRRLVVGGALLANASVRLDDVAQILGALPLDPDLGASVVSAVEPLFTVATPPLVGLLLVLAGCVWYRYETDVASGGD, from the coding sequence ATGACCGACGCTGGCGACGGGCCGAGAGGTGGGGAGGCGACGACGGCGGCCGGCCCGCCCCGCCTCGGCCCCCGGCTCGTCCTCGCCGTCGGATTCCTGTTCGGACTCGTCTACCTGGCCTTCGTCCTCGCCGTCGGGCCCTGGCAGGTGGGCATCGACTTCGAGGTGTACTACGTGGCCGCGAAAGCGGCGCTGGCGGGGGAGAACTTCTACGCCGTCGCGCCCGAGCGCGTCCCGTCGTTCACCTACGTCTACCCGCCGCTCTCGATCCTCCTGTTCTTCCCCTACGCCGTCTTCGGCTCGTGGGTTCCGGGATTCGCGATCCACACCCTCGGAACGGTGCTGGCCGGACTCGCGACCGCCTGGCTCCTGGTGCGGTACGTCGAGCGCGCCGGTGACGACCGACTCCAGTGGCTCGATCGGGCGCTCGTCGCGGGGTTCGTCGTCGCCTCGATCCACGCGATGCCGTCGCTGGTGTTCGGGCAGGTCAACCACCACGTCGCGCTGGCGCTGACGGCCGGCTTCGTGGCGCTGGATCGTAACCGCGAGTCCGTCGCTGGCGGCGCGTTCGCCGCGGCGGCATTCTTCAAGGTGTTCCCCGCTGCCGTCGGCGTCTGGCTGCTCCGACGGCGTGCCTGGCGCGCGATCGCCGCGGCGATCACCACCGGACTCGGCCTCCTGGCGCTGGGCCTCGTCGCGTTCGGACCGGAACTGACCGCGGAGTACCTGCACGTGGCGCTCCTCGATCGACTCGACCACGGGCAGTTCCTCGGCGGACTCGACCCTACCGCGACCTACCTGACGCTCCGGCGGCCGCTCTCCGTGCTCTTCCCGCAGGGACCGTCGCTGCTGTGGGCCGCTGGCGCACTCGCGGTCCTCGCGCCGCCGGTCGCGTACTGCTATCGAGCGATCGACGGACGGCTGGACCGCCTCGTCGCGATCCAGGCGACGCTGCTCGCCATCTTGCTCTTCTTCCCGTCCTACCCGATCTACGTCGTGATCCTCCTCTTCCCGCTGGTCCCGCTGCTCTACCTGCTCCCCGCGGGCGGCCCCCGTCGGCTGGTCGTCGGTGGGGCACTGCTGGCGAACGCGTCGGTTCGGCTAGACGACGTCGCGCAGATTCTGGGCGCCCTGCCCCTGGATCCGGATCTCGGCGCGAGCGTGGTCTCGGCGGTCGAACCCCTCTTCACCGTCGCGACGCCACCGCTGGTGGGCCTCCTGCTGGTGCTCGCGGGATGTGTCTGGTATCGGTACGAGACGGACGTGGCGTCGGGGGGCGACTAA
- a CDS encoding cytochrome c oxidase subunit II, with protein sequence MHVHDYEKLWLGASLLLIVGFISTIVYGAVGAGVVMVNDEGGQVNPSELGNTTGFDDPGVTKVGPGEYEVHIVAMQFAFRPGTVELPANSTVTFYVTSRDVVHGFQVVGTNANTMVIPGEVSKLTVEFDDPGEYGIVCHEYCGSGHHGMASELLVKEPSNFTMQDDTQTQTGGNGTTNATATATGGESA encoded by the coding sequence ATGCACGTCCACGACTACGAGAAACTGTGGCTGGGGGCGTCCCTGCTCCTGATCGTCGGGTTCATCTCGACCATCGTCTACGGCGCGGTGGGCGCCGGCGTCGTCATGGTCAACGACGAGGGCGGGCAGGTGAACCCGAGCGAGCTCGGGAACACGACCGGGTTCGACGACCCCGGGGTCACGAAGGTCGGCCCCGGCGAGTACGAGGTCCACATCGTCGCCATGCAGTTCGCGTTCCGGCCCGGAACGGTCGAGTTGCCCGCCAATAGCACGGTCACCTTCTACGTGACGTCGCGGGACGTGGTCCACGGGTTCCAGGTCGTGGGCACGAACGCCAACACGATGGTCATCCCCGGCGAAGTGTCGAAGCTCACCGTCGAATTCGACGACCCGGGTGAGTACGGCATCGTCTGTCACGAGTACTGTGGCTCCGGCCACCACGGCATGGCGTCCGAGTTGCTCGTCAAAGAACCGTCGAACTTCACGATGCAGGACGACACGCAAACACAGACCGGTGGAAACGGGACGACCAACGCGACCGCGACCGCGACGGGAGGTGAGTCCGCGTGA